The Micromonospora violae DNA segment CAGCGCTGACCGCCAGTCGTCGATCGGGTGCAGACCGCGGGGCACCTCGTCGAGGCGGTCGAGGTACTCGTCGAGCCAGCGGTGCACCCGGTGCGGGTGCCCGTGTCGGACCAACGCTTCGACGGCCATCGGTCCGTGGTTGGAGAGCCAGCCCTGATATTCCGGTCCGGTGCGGTGCAGCCGCTCGTACGCCTCTTCGAGGATCCCGTCGCTCATTCGCCGATCGTCGGTGTTGAACCTTGCTTCAGGTCAAGTCGGCAGATCCGCCGCGTCGATCAGGCCGGTGATCCGTAGGTCGGTGGCGACGTCGGGCGGGCAGTCCACGGCCACCACGGCGGTGCCCAGCACCTCGGCGCCCCGCGCGGCGCAGATGTCGTAGAGGGCGTGTAGCTGCGCGCCGGTACGCACCCAGTCGTCGACCACCAGCACCCGGTCGTCGGGGCCGAGGTGCCGGTCGCGTACGGCGAGGTCGACCCGTCGGCCCCGGTAGTCGGGTGGGCTCTGCGCCCAGGTCAGCGGCCCGGCCGGCAGTCGCCCGTCGCCGGGTTTGTGGGCGGCCACGAAGCCGACCCCGAGGGCGGTGGCGGCCAACGGCCCGAGCAGCAGCCCGGTGACGGCGGGCGCGAGCACCACCGTGGGCCGGGCGGCCCGGTACGGCGCCACCAGGGCCGGCCCCAGTTCGGCCAGCACCGTCGGGTCCCGCCACCAACCGGAGATGTCGCTGACCAGGTGACTGGTGCCCGGGCCGGGGTCGATCCACTGGAACAGGGCGGCCAGGCGTTCGGTCAGCTCAGCGGGCATCTGCTCATCCTGGGGCACGGGCGGTGGGCGTGGCGGCACCCGGGCCAGCTGGCCCACCCGGGGTCGTATGATCGGCTACACGTACCTGGGCAAATACGGGCATACCACAATGATCAGGTTGACGTCCGAAGTACTTCTCTCGTTACGGTCCGACCCGGTTTGTTCAGACGACGAAAGGACCGGGCCGGTGGCAGGCAGGCACTCCCGTACCCGCATCTTCTCCTCCCCGGCGGGCATCGTGGCCACCGCGGCGGTCGGCGTCGCCCTCGCCGTCGGGGGCACTGTCGGTGCCGTGCAGCTGACCTCCGGCTCCGACCAGTCGGGGCAGACGGCTCTCGAACTCACCCCGACCACCGCCGCGAGCAGCCTCACCCCCAGCTCACCGAGCGTCAGCGCCTCGCCCAGCGCGACCGCCAGCCCGTCGGCGACCCGGTCGCAGCAGGCCGCCTCCCGGGGCCGGGACCGGACCGCGTCGCCCAAGCCGAAACCGAAGCCGACCATCAAGAAGACCACGGCCTCGGTGAAGGTGCTGGAGAGCGGCTCGTGCGGCGCCTCGTTCTACTCTGACGGGCAGCTCACCGCG contains these protein-coding regions:
- a CDS encoding phosphoribosyltransferase family protein, which translates into the protein MPAELTERLAALFQWIDPGPGTSHLVSDISGWWRDPTVLAELGPALVAPYRAARPTVVLAPAVTGLLLGPLAATALGVGFVAAHKPGDGRLPAGPLTWAQSPPDYRGRRVDLAVRDRHLGPDDRVLVVDDWVRTGAQLHALYDICAARGAEVLGTAVVAVDCPPDVATDLRITGLIDAADLPT
- a CDS encoding septal ring lytic transglycosylase RlpA family protein, whose product is MAGRHSRTRIFSSPAGIVATAAVGVALAVGGTVGAVQLTSGSDQSGQTALELTPTTAASSLTPSSPSVSASPSATASPSATRSQQAASRGRDRTASPKPKPKPTIKKTTASVKVLESGSCGASFYSDGQLTANGESFNPNALTAAHKTLPFNTKVRVTNPANGKSVTVRINDRGPFIDGRCLDLSRAAFATIASVDVGALTVRYEVLG